In Nycticebus coucang isolate mNycCou1 chromosome 9, mNycCou1.pri, whole genome shotgun sequence, the following are encoded in one genomic region:
- the LOC128593626 gene encoding protein yippee-like 2: MVKLTRSEISQAYLPSCHGTYSCIHGRARLANHDELISKSFRGHHGRAYHFKSVVNVGCGPAEERGLLTGLHAIADIYCENCKTMWGWKYESSQKYKEGKAIIELAHMIKDYGWD, from the coding sequence ATGGTGAAACTGACAAGATCCGAGATTTCCCAGGCGTACCTGCCCTCCTGCCACGGGACCTACAGCTGCATTCACGGCAGAGCTCGTTTGGCCAATCACGATGAACTAATTTCCAAGTCATTCCGAGGACATCATGGACGAGCATACCACTTTAAGTCAGTAGTTAATGTGGGCTGTGGCCCTGCAGAAGAGAGAGGGTTGCTCACAGGACTGCATGCAATTGCAGACATTTACTGTGAAAACTGCAAAACTATGTGGGGCTGGAaatatgaaagcagccagaaataTAAAGAAGGCAAAGCCATCATTGAACTAGCACACATGATCAAGGACTATGGCTGGGACTGA